gtcttgttTCTTGTTGTAAAATTGATAGTGATTTACATTGTTGTTTATGCTCTACATGATGATGTTCAGTTTGAGATGCtaggaaataataataataatcaattattattattattattattattattattattattattatagcacAGTATTGGTGTTCCAGCTACTAATAACTAGCATTAGATCACCAGCGCCGTTGTTTTACAgcgtgacctctcacctctccatGGTAGATGACCAGCTGGAAGAAGGTGTCCATGAGGAGGATCCTGTCTGGGAGAATACTTCCACTGTCCAGGAGAACAGGCTGtagaacagacagacacaacaggaTAAGTCTCAcatccatttttatttattttacagagAAAGGTAGTGTGGAACTCATTGAGCATGTGAATAGTTGACTAAACTAATTTGCCCTTAGGGAAATGTGACCTAATTATCTAATATATAGACTGGTTTCATAACATCAGAGTAGATTGGAAAACAAATAACTAAGAAAGTTGATTATAATTAAATTCAATATTTGATTGGCcgcatacacatttagcagatgttactgcaggtgcagtgaaatgcttatgtttctagctccaacagtgcagtaatatctaacaatacataCAAATGCTGAAAATTTTAATTAagaaatcacttttttttttatatatattttttaaatactgcaaagtttcctaggAGCTAAAAACTGGTCGACCATGTCTTTCGGCGCCATCTAGTACACTATATAGATAGAGTGCGTGTCCATAGTATTTGGTAGGAGTCTGACCTCTGGTGGTCCGTGGAACGAGTAAGAGTACAGGATGGGCTGGATCATGAtgagagactgggtcaggttcTGGCAGACAAAGTGGTGTCTGTAGTAGGAACACTCATCTGGGCTGTTGTTGAACACCTGCAGGAACGGCGACCTCCGCAGGTGGAACATAAActagagggagaacagagacattATTCTAACGATTATAATGAAAtatgctttaaaaaatatatatatataaaaaatattatcgaattatatatatattttttatatttgggaTATTGCTTCTTGCATCATCAAATGTTCCTGTACATATCCCACCGAGGTCAACTAAACTAAGTGGAAGTTATGAGTTGTGATTATCTGTGCAATGGGAATATTCAAGATGAATAAAGTTAACGTTCAGTTTAGAGTGATTAACACAATGTTtagatttatatatttatatattttccaCTTCTGTAATAAACATGACttttcagtgttctgtttgtgaCACTCAGGTTGATGGCCACACAGTGCTGTGTGTTATGGATTAAACTCCTGTCTGTTGACAGTGATTGGCGCCAGACAGGAGGTACAAGGACACACTATTGTGTGATTCTGTAGCAACTGACAAAGTCATTGCCTTTTGTTTCAACGTCATACAAGCCTCTGGCCGGTGTTAAGTTGTCAGACAAGGCCAATTACACCGTTCTCTGCTTCTCTGCTGGGTGGTGTTAGGACACAGCCATTGACCACTTTTTCATGTACATATATCCCATTTgacataaatattattttttgcTAATGTTAGAGGTAAGCATTATTACTCAAGTAATAATTCAGATCTCGAAGAGCTAGTCAAATCTATTCCAGATCTACTCTATTAGAAGGACTTGTAATTGAAGGGCTCTCATTAAATAGCTCATATAGTTCCAGAGTGTACCACTAGGTGTCAGTCTTACCTGTGGGTAGAGTGAGAGGGACTCCGAGAGCTTGAAGGAGGTGGGGTCATCTTTGTTGAACTGACCGAATTTCTGACACTGTAACCAAGGAGACAAGACAAACGTCAGCGTCTTGAACTAAGGCATCAACACATAACTTAGCATTTGAATGAAGTCCTGTTACTTTAGTTTAGGTATACAACACAACTTCCGAAACATCATAGAGGGATTTAAAAACTGTCAACGAATTAGTATTCGCGTCATACTGCTTCACATTCCAGACAACTCCTTTCTACATTCTTCTACAATGAATAAGAACAAGGAGACACAAGAATACAAAGGATTCTTCTATCCACAATCACCCACAAGTCCTACATACATTCAGCTATGTGAAGAACAACAGGCGAGTCTCTTGGAATAGCCAAGGTGGGACCAATGCCCAATGAGATTACAAAGCTTGTCACACATTGGTCAGCCTAGTTGTCACTCACCAGGCGAATGAGCTGTCTGTCCAGCCAGCGCAGGACGTCCGGCCCCTCTTCCGACTCGGCCCTGAACACGCCCAGCCTGGCCATGATGACCGCCGACGCCTCCTGGTCGAAGGACGACTCGATGTGCTGGATCTGGGACTGGGCGTCGGCCCAactggatggagggagaaagagggagtggacAGGTTAGGGGCAGGGCGAGACTGACGCACGTGTCTAGGCTGCACGTCCACTTCCAGTCATTTAACAGGATAGGGCGAATGTCAACATCCTCATTTGTACAGCCAATATTGACTTTGTGGTAACTCACTGCTTAAAGACAATGTGAGAAATGCAACGTGTACAAAATGCAGAGTCTTGCATATATATATTGTACGGGCTGTCAGTTCAGTCACACTTCAGTCAAGAACGATGTAGCAGTTCTGCAAACCCACTTCCTGTTTACTGTTCCAAAGCGAGAGAGAAGACTTACTTCCTGGCGACGGTGGTAACCCTGATCCTCCTCTGGGTGTTGGAGTGTTGGTACTGGGTGACAAACTGGACCGCTCCTCTACCACCCTGAGGGATTGGGGCATTGTGCTGCACAGAGAAAATAACTACAATAGTTAGGATAGGAGTACATTTAATATCGGTAAACATCCTGTTGTTTGAATACTAAAAACCACGTCATAAGTAATCACTGAGGTGTTTGATCAAAGGGAAGTGTGTTCACCTGATTGACGACCTCGAAGTACAAGGCCAACGTCGTGGAGGGACTGAGACTGCAGATTTTCCACTGCGTTGTTCCTCCAACACCGACCTCCTGTAACAGAGACAAAGGGCCATTGAAGtcaatgaaaaacagcttcccAATTCACTTCCAGTGGGGAAAATGCCATTAGAATATAAGGTTGAACAATTCCCGCAAAACATTCCTGAAATTCTGGAAAAGCTGGGAATTTTGGGACCGTTTCtggattttaaaaatattttttaaacccTATTTGGATTCTGTATGGGCCTGAAAGACTCACGTTCTCTGATATACACGGTCCCTTAGCTTTGAGGGAGACACAGGGCCCGATGGCCCCCGATACCTTCAGCTCCCTGGACGTACTGACTTCCAGCGTGCCTCCGAAGGCCATGCGGAACTCTCCGTTGTGGTCCTTACTGAACACCCTCTGGAAGGTCTGCTTGAACAGAGAGGTGTTGAAGGAGTCGCCCATCGCTATGTGACCTCTGAGAGGACGGAAACCGGGAGGGGAAAAAACCATGAATATTCAGCAGCATAATTAAAATATGAATACAAAACGAAAAGTCAATGAGCTAGTGAGGATGAAGTCTCTGGAAAAGTCAATGAGCTAGTGAGGATGAAGTCTCTGGAAAAGTCAATGAGCTAGTGAGGATGAAGTCTCTGGAAAAGTCAATGAGCTAGTGAGGATGAAGTCTCTGGAAAAGTCAATGAGCTAGTGAGGATGAAGTCTCTGGAAAAGTCAATGAGCTAGTGAGGATGAAGTCTCTGGAAAAGTCAATGAGCTAGTGAGGATGAAGTCTCTGGAAAAGTCAATGAGCTAGTGAGGATGAAGTCTCTGGAAAAGTCAATGAGCTAGTGAGGATGAAGTCTCTGGAAAAGTCATTCTATCGAATGTAGAGGAATTGTACAAAAGCTATTTCTTATTCCGATCAAATAAAAGCTTCAGTAGACAGTTCTCAAATCACCAGGGACATGAGGGATTCAGCACAACTAGGGGAAATCAGGTGAAGACAGGATACAGGTCAGTCGTAGGTCGTCTGAGACTGGTACTAACCCAGTGAGGTTGGATAAACATTTCATCTCTAGAAGTCCGGTCTGATCCAAGGCACAGGCGTAGATGTCAATACTGTGGCCGTTCACTGCCGCACGGTTCGCCAAGGCGTCGTAGTACTGAATAAAACAAAACAAGGGAACCGTTTGCAACATATACAAACAGTGCTGGGTAGCACCTTGAGAACTCTTTGGAGCATCGGTTTCCATGAACATACCTCAACAgaagaggtatggagagagaagagagcgcaAACCTGAGCGTAATATTTGAGCTTGATGTGAGTGAAAGAAAAATAATTAAGCTAAACTACGTTAAGACAAAAATCGCTTAAGTTGTTTCATCCATCTTAGCTCTAAAAACTAGCGTAGTCTTAAAGATGGAATCCGGAGTAGAGGGAAACAGTGCCGCTAGCCGCCCCAACACCATTGTTATTAGTTTTTGTTGCCGCGCTAAGGAGTGTCGCGCAGCATGGTAAAACAAAATTGCACCAGTGGAGGGGGAGGACGGCTCaaaggggaggacggctcataataatgtctggaatagagagaagggaatggcatcaaacacatggaaaccatttgttgatgtatttgataccattctaccTATAaagttccagccattaccacgagcccgtcctccccaattaaggtgccaccaacctcctgtgaattCTACGCTATCCATTCTGTTATTCTTGGACTGACCTTGGTGGCTTTCTTCAGATGCCGTGCGTTGTCCTTGGTGATGTCATGCCAGGAGCGGATGGGGGTCTTGAGTTCGTCTCCCACCACCATTCCGGGGCCCTGGGTGGGGGGTCCGCCCATGAACATCATCACACGGGCCCCTGTGTTGGGAAACGTACCCTGGGGGTGGAAAGACGGTGGCTATGGTCAGTATGGTCaagatttgatttatttatttgattaattCAACCATAAATATGGCATTTCTGACTGAGATGTGACTGCCAACACAGAAGCTGCCATTAGGTTATTGTAGTCTGATTTAACTGTAGTATGATATAACTGAATGTATTGGGAATCTCCAGGTGAACAATAATGACAGCAATCGTTGAAAACAGCAATCTAAATCCCGTCGGTTTTAGAAGATGGAACAGGGAGACACCTCCAGAACAGAAGCAGAGAAAATGTCTTTCTGTAACCCCTACATTCTAATCTCACAGCACCAATGCTCTGTAAAAACCCGCCGAGAGGCTTGTAGGAAGTCACAACCTCAGCCGCTACGAAATCACAGTGTCACAGAACACATTAACAATCAGTGTCCTGTGTCCTTGTACCTCCAGTCTGGCATCACCATCAGATATGACAACGATCCAGAACATTCACTATCAAGTCTAGTGACCCGCCAACCCGTACACAAATGACCGTCCCAAACAGAACACGGGATATACTGTGTATTACATGAAGGGAAAACATACGCTAAGCCTTGTGTTAATTACTCTAAACTGAATCATTTCCCCATTACAGTGACATCCCAAGTGATTTGACTGTGAAATTGTATGCAAATGCACCCTCAGGCACCGTAAGGATTCACCAAACTACCGATATTCCTTCAAGAAACTCATTCCTATTAAGTAACCATACAGACCAGGACCCGGTTTCCAAACAGCACCTTAAGGGgaagttcatcgttagaaccatcAGAATGGATGAAGTTAAGACTTCAGATGTATTTCTCTAATCATGACATTATCAGTAGACATCAGcaccagaggaccggacagcaggGAACACAGCTGTTCTAACATGTACCTACAGCATGTTAGTTGTGTtactggagagaggaagagaggatagtggagagagagagaaataaggcaAAAAGAAAGAAGCTGACCTTTGACCTCAGAAAGTACGAGTGGTACTATTGGCAGACCTAACTGAAGagataatgtctgtgtgtgtgtgtgagagagtaagTTTGTCAAAGGTTAGTGGAAACCTGTGACATGTCAGAGAGGGTAAGGTTCAGTTTAGTTTTGACGACAGAGAATCAGGTTATTGGTACACCGCACAAAATGTGTACatagtgtgtttgtgtaagtgtgtgtttgtgtaagtgtgtgtgtatgcacgcttATGTAACTGttattacctccagcaggcccaCGGCGATGGACAGTGCTATTCCAGTAGACCGCAGTGGTCTCTTCCCCTGTGGTACAGGCCAGGGATCTCTCTGCAACTCTCCCAACAGGTCTGTCAGGTTCATGTCTACCTTATGGACCGGCTGCAGGAACCGACAGGTGACGGCTGGATCCTGAGGGGCCACGGGACGACCTTGAGGCCCAGATGCCGATGGGTTCGTCAGGCCTAGCATCtcctgaaagagagaaagagagctatgAGTTCTCATGGACTTTCAACAATGGTATTGTGGAATATTGCATGGCAGCCTAAGAGTTTTTCTTGTCCTGGCCAGTCTCTTGACTCTATTCTATATAGGCCTAACGCTCTGACTGTACACAATATCATATACAACACTGTATTTCAAAGTACCTCTGACAATGTTTTTGAATATTACATGACAGACTAAGGGAATGTTCCCTGTCGGCTGTATAGGACGAACGCTCTGTTTCTGGGTGGTAGGACCCTAGGGCTTTTAATCTGTATGAAACACTACCCCTGCAGTGGCATAGACCCATTATTTGTCATTCAGAACCATCCCAAAGAGCCAATCATATTTTCTTATCCTATCTTGTGACACCTGGCTGTCTTTGACCTGTATCCTGTCCCCATTTTACTGTTTTATTGTCATTTAATTTCCAATTGATACAAGGACACCTAGACATGATCATATGACAAACGACCACAACAAAGATcctattctatttctatggacaAAGCAGACTTTGACCTAGATCAGAGGTCTCAAACATACGGCCCTCGGGCCAAATGCGGTCCGTGAAAGATTTAATGCGGCCCGCGGTTGTCGTCATATTACAGTCATCTTAGTACAATTAATCCAGATCTTTTCCCAAAACGAATGAAAACATTTTCAAGACTACTTGCCTTCCCATATGTAACAGTTACTGACTGACCTGGATCTGTTTGGAGGAAAGCTCCTTGGTTCCTCTGAACACGTAGCTCTTTGCAATACCCTCGCAGCTCAGCTCGTGGACCTGCACCATGCGTCCGAAGGTGATGAGGCCTACCAGGGCGTTGGGGggcagcagggacagggacatcTGCAGGGACTCTTTCAGGGCCtgcaggtcctcctcctccagacACGTGTCCACCACGTAGAGGAAGATGAGGGGGTTCGGGGGGCCGCGCTACATCGGTGGCAGAGACGGGATTGGAGATGTTATTTCACAGAAACAAAGTGCTGAGGTCTTTAGTTTTGAGTTGACATGGTTTTTCTATGTTGCAGTGTTTTGAGTTCTTGGGATGGTGTCACATGACATGTGATACACTTTGAGGTGACTTTTGTAACTTTGTAAATTGACAACGTCCATTACAATTAACAGCAAAGACAAAGAATGTCTAAAGAAATGATCAACTTAAAAGTGATAATGTCATGTGGTGTGCACATTTTCCAGTACATTCTTTGTGGCTGGTAACTCAACTTGAGGATTAAAGAAACATTCATATTTGATGAAGAAATTCTGTGGGTTGAGATGTGCAACTACAAAGCCAGGCACGTGTACAGAACATAGTGTCTAAGTTCAGAGTTCAGTGATCTCCATGTAGAACTGTACGCGTTTACCTGCACTATGTACTCAATGGTTGAGAACTGTGGCATGAGCTCAGCCGGCTGGTTTACGTCCGATATGCCGGCGTATGACGGGGGGAACTGTGAAGGAGAGAACGAGAAGACAAAAGTGGTTAGCTTCACCTGCTAGAGGAATGTAGACAGGCCACTTTAAAGATATTCCTATTACCACCAGCTGTGTTCCTTTGTGGAATATGACTAGTATAAACACAGGAATGTATGTAGTCTGCCTACAGATATGACTATTATTATAGGTCTAAATGGTACATTATGCGCCTCGAATATTCTATGGTGGAATAGTGTTTGGTCCGACAGCTCAGTATAGTCCATTGTGGTGTACTCACTGGGTTTCTTTGGAAGCAGAAGTTGCACGCCCATATTTTGGCTCTGTAGTCAACTTGGCTACAAAGGGGGGGGGAAAGACAGAGCTACTTGGATACAGTGTACAGGAGTCAAACAAACCTGTCACCTAGCCTGAGGCTTTCCCTGAGTGATTGTAGCTACACCTAAGCATTCCTAAAGATATTAAAAACTTAGTTGATGATCCCTTTCTTCTCCTACTCTTCCCTTCACCCGAGACGTAAGTTCTCAGAAGAATAAAATGCTGAAGTTGAAAACAAAGAGATGCCATGTAAGTCGTTGGACATAGCTTAGCTTTTAGCTAAGTGCTTGTAAAAACGTCAACAAGCAACAATTAAAAACACTCGCTCAGCCTAAAACAGCAACATTCACCTCCACTCCTCAAATACTCACCATAGCGGGTTTAGTACGGCCTTGCAGTTGGCCCTGCTACAGAGGACCGGTTCGTACTGCACCGGTGGCAGGTCTGGCCTCTCCTTGAGTGGGGTGAAGAGGCAGGAGACAGGCACTACCAGCCGGGTAGCTTCCAGCCTGCTCGAGGGCCACAGGTTCCAGCTAAAACGCACGCCGTCCCGATCCTCATTCTGTTGGATAAACTCCTGGTATGTCGCCATGGCAACTTCAATGGGAAAGAAAGTGAAGATATTCTTAATAAACttgtctggttaaataaaaggttaaataaatatggAGAGAAGTTAGTCCGATAGCTAAACTAGCTCTAGCTAAGGGCAGGTAGTCTGTCTTAGCTTCTCCGAGAGCTGTTTGAGTCTGGAGTTCGGTGTGAACTATGCTCACTTTTCAATCTTTCCATGGCTTTGTTCCAAGTTCATAGGTGGAGGCCTATGTGGAATATGGATGACGATGATGTTCGTCATCAAAACCTGCTTGGCACGTTTTTATACTTAAGAATACCTGGGCTAATTTTGAATCCTACATAAATGTTGGTCACACCTATTTCAACTACGTAACATTTCAGTGACGTGTGAGACTTGGGCTTATATGCCTCGGTAGGTATGAACGGCAGTAACCAGATGTCTATAGCTTTGGAAGTCCTGTACATTTTTCTTATCAGATCTTATCTAGAAATgagaaaaacacaaaacatttaataaattGTCTGATGATGACATTGGAACATCTGACATGAAAAGAAAAGGGGACATTTTGAGTTCAATGGGAAAGCATTAAAGCTGCAATTTGGTAAAAATACAGGCATGTCACATGATTGCACAAAACACAGGGTTATGGAATGTTATGAAACGTTTCCTTGTAATGCAATTCCATGTAATGTTATGGAACAGACCACCACCACTTGAAGGTCTTCTGACACACTTATCAAGACAGAACTGTCTGTTCCAAACCATAGTTCACTTCAGCTATCTAATTCAGATATGAACCAAAATGAACGCGCACCTCTCCACTCTTTCATTCAGGGGAACCCTCTGCGTCAAACAGCTCTACCAGGTGATTGACAGCTGGCCTACAGGACCCTTCACTCGAAGTAGCATCGATCCATTGATTACAGAACGGAGTGCTTACATGGACAGACTAGCTGTTTCTTCTAGCTATGCAATATACTGGCCCATCTTAGCTATTACTGGCCATTACTAGGAACCAAATGATGATCATCTTGGCAACATTTAACTACAAGCATGTTGTAGTAGTTAAATGGTTAGACAGGTATCac
This is a stretch of genomic DNA from Oncorhynchus clarkii lewisi isolate Uvic-CL-2024 chromosome 17, UVic_Ocla_1.0, whole genome shotgun sequence. It encodes these proteins:
- the LOC139370282 gene encoding protein transport protein Sec23A-like, coding for MATYQEFIQQNEDRDGVRFSWNLWPSSRLEATRLVVPVSCLFTPLKERPDLPPVQYEPVLCSRANCKAVLNPLCQVDYRAKIWACNFCFQRNPFPPSYAGISDVNQPAELMPQFSTIEYIVQRGPPNPLIFLYVVDTCLEEEDLQALKESLQMSLSLLPPNALVGLITFGRMVQVHELSCEGIAKSYVFRGTKELSSKQIQEMLGLTNPSASGPQGRPVAPQDPAVTCRFLQPVHKVDMNLTDLLGELQRDPWPVPQGKRPLRSTGIALSIAVGLLEGTFPNTGARVMMFMGGPPTQGPGMVVGDELKTPIRSWHDITKDNARHLKKATKYYDALANRAAVNGHSIDIYACALDQTGLLEMKCLSNLTGGHIAMGDSFNTSLFKQTFQRVFSKDHNGEFRMAFGGTLEVSTSRELKVSGAIGPCVSLKAKGPCISENEVGVGGTTQWKICSLSPSTTLALYFEVVNQHNAPIPQGGRGAVQFVTQYQHSNTQRRIRVTTVARNWADAQSQIQHIESSFDQEASAVIMARLGVFRAESEEGPDVLRWLDRQLIRLCQKFGQFNKDDPTSFKLSESLSLYPQFMFHLRRSPFLQVFNNSPDECSYYRHHFVCQNLTQSLIMIQPILYSYSFHGPPEPVLLDSGSILPDRILLMDTFFQLVIYHGETIAQWRKAGYQEQPEYENFKHLLVAPVDDAQEILQTRFPMPRYIDTEHGGSQARFLLSKVNPSQTHNNLYSWGQETGAPILTDDVSLQVFMDHLKKLAVSSAA